From Amycolatopsis sp. YIM 10, the proteins below share one genomic window:
- a CDS encoding glycoside hydrolase family protein encodes MKSFTRRAAAAALLLLLTFLVCPPAGGVAASKKGVSVNTVAGVNEALRDVRAGWFYNWAADLQGVAEPEGTEFVPMIWGSGAVTPEQLAKAKSLGTTLLGFNEPDMAGQANLTVERALDLWPQLQGTGMRLGAPAVAFGGDQPGGWLDRFMSGAAARGLRVDFIPLHWYGSDFSAAAVDHLRGYLQAVHNRYGKPIWLTEYALIDFTQGTPRYPTQEQQVAFVKNSSAMLQSLPFVERYAWFTLSTATAPTGLYDGATANTSGQAYRSAG; translated from the coding sequence GCCGGCCGGAGGTGTGGCCGCGAGCAAAAAGGGCGTCAGCGTGAACACCGTCGCCGGGGTGAACGAGGCGCTGCGGGACGTGCGCGCCGGCTGGTTCTACAACTGGGCCGCCGACCTCCAGGGCGTCGCCGAACCGGAGGGCACCGAGTTCGTGCCGATGATCTGGGGCTCCGGCGCGGTCACCCCCGAGCAGCTGGCGAAGGCCAAGTCACTGGGCACGACCCTGCTGGGGTTCAACGAGCCCGACATGGCCGGGCAGGCGAACCTGACCGTCGAGCGGGCGCTGGACCTGTGGCCGCAGCTGCAGGGCACGGGGATGCGGCTGGGGGCGCCCGCGGTCGCCTTCGGCGGTGATCAGCCGGGTGGCTGGCTCGACCGGTTCATGTCCGGTGCCGCCGCCCGCGGCCTCCGGGTCGACTTCATCCCGTTGCACTGGTACGGCAGCGACTTCTCCGCAGCGGCCGTCGACCACCTGCGCGGTTACCTGCAGGCCGTCCACAACCGTTACGGGAAACCGATCTGGCTCACCGAATACGCGCTCATCGACTTCACCCAGGGCACCCCGCGCTACCCGACCCAGGAGCAGCAGGTCGCCTTCGTCAAGAACTCCAGCGCGATGCTCCAGAGCCTGCCGTTCGTCGAGCGCTACGCCTGGTTCACCCTGTCCACCGCCACCGCGCCCACCGGCCTGTACGACGGCGCCACCGCGAACACCAGCGGCCAGGCCTACCGGTCGGCGGGCTGA